The Cellulomonas sp. S1-8 genome has a window encoding:
- a CDS encoding mobile mystery protein A, translating into MRVAARRQLDRRTAALRALPTEAFARPAGGWVRAVRDAVGMSGRDLATRLGVSPTAVTKLEASERAGTIGLDTLARAADALGCDLVYALVPRVPLDDQVRRQAEKVARAELGPVATTMALEAQSLDAGQARQLLDDRAAELVDTRGLWRVGG; encoded by the coding sequence ATGAGGGTGGCGGCCCGCCGACAGCTCGATCGCCGGACGGCGGCGCTCCGTGCGCTGCCGACGGAGGCCTTCGCGCGCCCTGCCGGAGGATGGGTCCGGGCGGTCCGCGACGCGGTGGGGATGAGCGGCCGTGACCTGGCCACGCGCCTCGGCGTGTCCCCGACGGCCGTGACCAAGCTCGAGGCGAGCGAACGTGCCGGCACCATCGGCCTGGACACCCTGGCCAGGGCCGCCGACGCGCTCGGCTGCGACCTCGTCTACGCCCTGGTTCCCCGGGTGCCGCTGGACGACCAGGTACGCCGCCAGGCCGAGAAGGTCGCCCGGGCCGAGCTCGGTCCCGTCGCGACGACCATGGCGCTGGAGGCCCAGAGCCTCGATGCCGGGCAGGCCCGGCAGCTGCTGGACGACCGGGCGGCGGAGCTCGTCGACACCCGCGGCCTGTGGCGCGTCGGTGGCTGA
- a CDS encoding heme-binding protein: MSELPTFTVADLEAEPRLDLPAFTQDDAVDLGLLAVAVVRERGANLAVRVELGGETVFLAMTGSTGAGNVPWLEGKARAVHLFGEPSLLVRRRHEAAGTPFDQRTDVDHDLLKAHGGSVPLRVDGEVVGTLTTSGEPDVVDHAVAAQAVRRYLATRTD; the protein is encoded by the coding sequence GTGAGCGAGCTCCCCACCTTCACCGTCGCCGACCTCGAGGCCGAGCCGCGGCTCGACCTCCCGGCGTTCACGCAGGACGACGCCGTGGACCTCGGCCTGCTGGCCGTCGCCGTGGTCCGCGAGCGCGGCGCGAACCTCGCGGTGCGCGTCGAGCTGGGCGGCGAGACGGTGTTCCTGGCCATGACCGGCTCGACGGGCGCCGGCAACGTGCCCTGGCTCGAGGGCAAGGCGCGTGCCGTGCACCTGTTCGGTGAGCCCTCGCTGCTGGTGCGCCGGCGCCACGAGGCAGCCGGCACGCCGTTCGACCAGCGCACCGACGTGGATCACGACCTGCTCAAGGCGCACGGCGGGTCGGTGCCGCTGCGCGTCGACGGCGAGGTCGTGGGCACGCTGACGACGTCGGGCGAGCCTGACGTCGTCGACCACGCCGTGGCGGCGCAGGCCGTACGCCGCTACCTGGCGACACGCACCGACTGA
- a CDS encoding ATP-dependent helicase yields MGDAAVDRVLAGLDEQQTAAVLAPPGPVRVMAGAGTGKTRTVTHRIAYQHLTGAVPTDVVLALTHSTKAAGEMRDRLGRLGAGSVQARTFHAAALRQLRYFWRATGLPGDGPVLLDTDGRGAFYRYLRTALGAVLRTPGRDVDAALVTDLATELTWAAARDLTADEYAEQATAAGRRPGMPIPAVAGAMRRYTAAKREAGVLDFADLLTFCARLVEQDDDVATTVRRQYAAFVVDEYQDTDPAQQRLLDAWLGGRDHLAVVGDARQAVYAFKGADTSLLRDFTVRFPHAVTVDLVRDYRSTTQVVDAANRLMAGRPEAAGPPLVGMLGDGPAPVVVRCDNEDDEDAQIVTTVRTWLRAGVPAQEIAVLHRFNVQAVPIIAALRDAGITVVAGDGSAYFDRREIVQVLARLRGRASEAPDDDPVAALDDALTQAGYDPDDPPDGTGAARERWDALDALRALVASLPVHLTRTLRTLSADLDRRAAEDHAPPGRGAVTVTTIHRAKGLEWDACLVARATDGSLPSVYATTSAELAEERRLAYVATTRARRHLVATWAAGRRGGRPARRSPYLDALVPAPVRPVGTGSAPWSPSGSPSSDRGAGTAAAAARFTTGQRVTHDRHGLGRVVDVRAGKVTVDFGSDGRRTLTPDSRLVAL; encoded by the coding sequence GTGGGCGACGCGGCGGTGGACCGGGTGCTCGCGGGTCTCGACGAGCAGCAGACCGCTGCCGTCCTGGCGCCGCCGGGGCCCGTCCGGGTCATGGCCGGTGCCGGGACCGGTAAGACCCGCACGGTCACGCACCGCATCGCGTACCAGCACCTGACCGGGGCGGTGCCGACCGACGTCGTCCTCGCGCTGACGCACTCGACGAAGGCCGCGGGCGAGATGCGTGACCGCCTGGGCCGACTGGGGGCCGGCAGCGTCCAGGCCCGCACCTTCCACGCGGCCGCGCTGCGTCAGCTGCGGTACTTCTGGCGTGCGACAGGCCTGCCCGGCGACGGGCCGGTGCTGCTCGACACCGACGGACGGGGCGCGTTCTACCGGTACCTGCGGACCGCCCTGGGCGCCGTGCTGCGGACACCGGGCAGGGACGTGGACGCCGCCCTGGTCACCGACCTGGCGACCGAGCTGACGTGGGCCGCCGCGCGGGACCTGACGGCCGACGAGTACGCGGAGCAGGCGACGGCTGCCGGGCGACGGCCCGGCATGCCGATCCCCGCCGTCGCCGGGGCGATGCGCCGGTACACGGCCGCCAAGCGTGAGGCCGGCGTGCTGGACTTCGCGGACCTGCTGACCTTCTGCGCGCGGCTGGTCGAGCAGGACGACGACGTCGCGACCACGGTCCGCCGCCAGTACGCGGCGTTCGTCGTCGACGAGTACCAGGACACCGACCCGGCGCAGCAGCGGCTGCTCGACGCGTGGCTGGGAGGCCGTGACCACCTGGCCGTCGTCGGCGACGCCCGGCAGGCGGTCTACGCGTTCAAGGGCGCGGACACCTCCTTGCTCCGGGACTTCACGGTGCGGTTCCCGCACGCGGTCACGGTCGACCTGGTGCGGGACTACCGGTCGACCACGCAGGTGGTCGACGCCGCGAACCGGCTGATGGCGGGTCGGCCGGAGGCCGCCGGACCACCGCTGGTCGGCATGCTCGGCGACGGCCCCGCCCCGGTCGTCGTGCGGTGCGACAACGAGGACGACGAGGACGCGCAGATCGTCACGACCGTGCGGACGTGGCTGCGCGCGGGGGTGCCCGCGCAGGAGATCGCGGTCCTGCACCGCTTCAACGTGCAGGCCGTCCCGATCATCGCGGCGCTGCGCGACGCCGGCATCACGGTGGTCGCCGGCGACGGGTCCGCGTACTTCGACCGGCGCGAGATCGTGCAGGTGCTCGCGCGGTTGCGCGGACGGGCGTCCGAGGCGCCGGACGACGACCCGGTCGCGGCGCTCGACGACGCGCTGACCCAGGCGGGGTACGACCCCGACGACCCGCCGGACGGCACCGGTGCCGCCCGCGAGCGCTGGGACGCCCTCGACGCGCTGCGCGCCCTGGTGGCCTCCCTGCCGGTGCACCTGACCCGCACGCTGCGCACCCTCTCGGCCGACCTCGACCGGCGCGCGGCGGAGGACCACGCGCCTCCCGGCCGCGGCGCCGTGACGGTCACGACGATCCACAGGGCCAAGGGGCTCGAGTGGGACGCGTGCCTCGTCGCGCGGGCGACCGACGGCTCCCTGCCCTCGGTGTACGCGACGACGTCCGCGGAGCTCGCCGAGGAGCGTCGTCTCGCCTACGTCGCGACGACGCGCGCGCGACGGCACCTGGTCGCGACGTGGGCCGCCGGGCGGCGCGGCGGCCGGCCGGCTCGGCGTTCGCCGTACCTCGACGCGCTCGTGCCGGCGCCCGTGCGGCCGGTGGGCACGGGGTCGGCGCCGTGGTCACCGTCGGGGTCGCCGTCGTCGGACCGCGGGGCCGGGACCGCTGCCGCGGCGGCGCGGTTCACCACCGGGCAGCGGGTCACCCACGACCGCCACGGCCTGGGCCGGGTCGTCGACGTCCGTGCCGGGAAGGTGACCGTCGACTTCGGGTCGGACGGTCGGCGGACGCTGACGCCGGACAGCAGGCTCGTCGCGCTGTGA
- a CDS encoding RDD family protein — translation MTTTLPLPATTDVVMPQLASWGRRVVAALLDSAVLGAVAWFAVGDEVAAPSLQPTFDSAGPDATLPWTSSGVLVGAWLALLVLQGLTGQTPGRRVLGIEVVRAPVDGPVGGPPGVVRSVLRWCAHLLDAIVFIGYLRPLWHAERRTVADSIVGTVVAHRPPAPRGDRGAVVATVTAWVVVVVGLAFGVTVGESTGVDRRGSSTCELGEQTPGAPVRVLDVVLVRETEWTRMTRLWPWVDGERRTDRERLSLEASWELTEDADPDGFLLVRTTAGGASVDNEVVLGHGWVSFPVERAGTGAVDVDVRLDDRSLTSCTAPQPVTG, via the coding sequence GTGACGACGACGCTGCCGCTGCCCGCGACGACCGATGTCGTGATGCCGCAGCTCGCGAGCTGGGGACGCCGCGTGGTCGCCGCCCTGCTCGACTCAGCGGTGCTGGGTGCGGTCGCGTGGTTCGCCGTCGGGGACGAGGTCGCTGCGCCGTCGTTGCAGCCGACGTTCGACAGCGCAGGTCCCGACGCCACGCTGCCGTGGACGTCGTCCGGCGTGCTCGTCGGGGCGTGGCTGGCGCTGCTCGTGCTGCAGGGGCTGACCGGTCAGACGCCCGGGCGCCGCGTCCTGGGCATCGAGGTGGTGCGCGCACCCGTCGACGGACCGGTGGGCGGCCCGCCCGGCGTGGTGCGTTCGGTGCTGCGGTGGTGCGCGCACCTGCTCGACGCGATCGTCTTCATCGGCTACCTGCGGCCGCTGTGGCACGCCGAGCGGCGCACGGTCGCCGACAGCATCGTCGGGACGGTCGTCGCGCACCGCCCGCCCGCGCCGCGCGGTGACCGGGGGGCGGTCGTCGCGACGGTCACCGCCTGGGTGGTCGTCGTCGTGGGCCTCGCGTTCGGGGTGACGGTGGGGGAGTCGACCGGGGTGGACCGTCGTGGGTCGAGCACGTGCGAGCTCGGCGAGCAGACCCCGGGCGCTCCGGTCCGCGTACTGGACGTGGTGCTCGTCCGCGAGACCGAGTGGACCCGGATGACGCGCCTGTGGCCGTGGGTCGACGGCGAGCGGCGCACGGACCGGGAGCGGCTGTCTCTCGAGGCGTCCTGGGAGCTGACCGAGGACGCCGACCCCGACGGCTTCCTCCTCGTGCGCACGACGGCCGGCGGTGCGTCCGTCGACAACGAGGTGGTGCTGGGCCACGGGTGGGTGTCGTTCCCGGTCGAGCGTGCCGGCACGGGAGCCGTCGACGTCGACGTCCGGCTGGACGACCGGTCGCTGACGTCGTGCACCGCGCCGCAGCCCGTCACGGGCTGA
- a CDS encoding nucleotidyl transferase AbiEii/AbiGii toxin family protein, producing the protein MVEIEQALPHQCWTLVGGLMTQLHAAAHGIDSARPTDDIDMVLHIETTPGAPSAAATALESLGYALLESIDPRENTAHRFRRGRHSVDLVASEDDVVDVLVADHPAPRVMRKLCGRDMVAIEGGTQALGRTMNATLVIADGHTTTVSVPSVLGALVLKAAAYQTDSRDPQRHLVDACVLLACLDDPYAAREEFKGSDRARLGLLGRNLPDDSPVWRLLDRDRARNGQAALRILTAGLP; encoded by the coding sequence GTGGTCGAGATCGAACAAGCCCTCCCGCACCAGTGCTGGACGCTCGTCGGTGGACTGATGACCCAGCTCCACGCCGCGGCTCACGGGATCGACTCGGCGCGCCCGACGGACGACATCGACATGGTGCTGCACATCGAGACGACTCCCGGTGCCCCGAGTGCGGCAGCCACCGCATTGGAGTCTCTGGGGTACGCGCTGTTGGAGTCGATCGACCCACGGGAGAACACGGCGCACCGGTTCCGGCGCGGCAGGCACTCGGTCGACCTGGTGGCGTCCGAGGACGACGTCGTCGACGTCCTCGTCGCCGATCATCCGGCCCCGAGGGTGATGCGGAAGCTGTGCGGTCGGGACATGGTCGCGATCGAGGGCGGCACGCAGGCGCTGGGTAGGACGATGAATGCGACGTTGGTCATCGCGGACGGGCACACGACGACCGTCAGCGTGCCGTCGGTGCTCGGTGCGCTCGTCCTCAAGGCTGCTGCGTACCAGACGGACTCGCGTGACCCACAACGCCATCTCGTGGACGCCTGCGTGCTGCTGGCGTGCCTGGACGACCCGTATGCCGCACGTGAGGAGTTCAAGGGCTCGGACAGGGCACGTCTGGGCCTGCTGGGCCGCAACCTGCCGGACGACTCGCCGGTCTGGCGGCTGCTCGACCGAGATCGCGCCCGGAACGGGCAGGCGGCGCTGCGAATCCTCACCGCGGGCTTGCCGTGA
- a CDS encoding type IV toxin-antitoxin system AbiEi family antitoxin domain-containing protein, translating into MSGMVTTQDVAALLDVTPRQVQRLARDGQLVQLARGVLDATSVDQYLAVARHRRAPWSTETAWGAIAMLSGEDAPWMGAAQRSRLRGRLRDIQPTELVERARARATVTRYAGHPATVEHLRPHLVEPDAGGLGLASRAPGVLDGYVPSSVAASYVVGHGLKPDSAGRITLRATTMAQVVVRALAERQVLAALDLAGSLDPREQRAGADALGRALEGLRD; encoded by the coding sequence ATGAGCGGCATGGTGACCACGCAGGATGTCGCCGCGCTCCTGGACGTCACGCCACGTCAGGTCCAGCGCCTCGCCCGCGACGGACAGCTCGTCCAGCTCGCCCGTGGCGTCCTCGATGCCACCTCCGTCGACCAGTACCTCGCCGTGGCCAGGCACCGGCGCGCACCGTGGTCGACCGAGACCGCGTGGGGTGCGATCGCGATGCTGTCCGGCGAAGACGCACCGTGGATGGGCGCGGCGCAGCGGTCCAGGCTGCGCGGTCGACTGCGCGACATTCAACCGACCGAGCTCGTCGAGCGCGCCCGCGCCCGTGCGACCGTCACCCGTTATGCCGGGCACCCGGCCACCGTCGAGCACCTGCGCCCGCACCTCGTCGAGCCTGATGCGGGCGGGCTGGGGCTGGCCTCCCGGGCGCCGGGGGTGCTCGACGGTTACGTGCCGTCATCGGTGGCTGCGTCGTACGTCGTCGGTCACGGACTGAAGCCCGACAGTGCCGGACGCATCACCCTGCGCGCCACCACGATGGCTCAGGTGGTCGTCAGGGCGCTGGCGGAGCGACAGGTCCTCGCAGCACTCGACCTGGCCGGCTCGCTCGACCCGCGTGAGCAGCGAGCGGGTGCGGACGCTCTCGGACGCGCACTGGAGGGTCTGCGTGACTGA
- a CDS encoding sugar porter family MFS transporter, giving the protein MADSAPTVERYHAGRVIMLAAVAALGGFLFGFDTAVVNGTVVAVRAEFGMGAGLTGFVVSSALLGCIAGAYLAGRLADRQGRIRVMVLAAVLFMISAIGSGLAIGPIDLIVWRVVGGIGVGAASVIAPAYIAEISPAAVRGRLGSLQQLAIVTGIFVALLSDALLANIAGGAAEELWLGLDAWRWMFLVEVIPALAYGILALQIPESPRYLVAKGELDRAHSVLGQVLITGVKERIEEIRKTVKQDARTSFADLRKPSGGLLPIVWIGIALSVFQQFVGINVIFYYSSTLWQSVGFTEADALTQTVITSVTNIVVTIVAISLIDKIGRRKLLLIGSAGMFVMLGALAVVFGTASLVENAEGILEPTLGDTQGVIALIAANGFVVFFGMSWGPAVWVLLGEMFNNRIRGTALGLAAAAQWLANFLISTTFPAMAEIGLSFAYGFYTFFALLSLFFVARFVPETKGRQLEDMA; this is encoded by the coding sequence ATGGCTGACAGCGCACCGACGGTCGAGCGGTACCACGCCGGCCGGGTGATCATGCTCGCGGCCGTCGCCGCGCTCGGTGGATTCCTCTTCGGTTTCGACACCGCGGTGGTCAACGGCACGGTCGTGGCCGTCCGCGCGGAGTTCGGGATGGGAGCGGGGCTCACGGGATTCGTGGTCTCGTCCGCCCTGCTCGGCTGCATCGCGGGCGCCTACCTCGCCGGCCGGCTGGCGGACCGTCAGGGCCGCATCCGGGTCATGGTGCTCGCCGCCGTGCTCTTCATGATCAGCGCCATCGGTTCGGGCCTGGCGATCGGCCCGATCGACCTCATCGTCTGGCGGGTGGTCGGAGGAATCGGGGTGGGCGCCGCTTCCGTCATCGCCCCCGCGTACATCGCGGAGATCTCCCCCGCCGCCGTCCGTGGTCGCCTCGGCTCGCTCCAGCAGCTGGCGATCGTCACCGGGATCTTCGTCGCCCTCCTCTCCGACGCCCTCCTCGCCAACATCGCAGGTGGCGCCGCCGAGGAGCTGTGGCTGGGTCTGGACGCCTGGCGGTGGATGTTCCTGGTCGAGGTGATCCCCGCGCTCGCCTACGGGATCCTCGCCCTGCAGATCCCGGAGTCCCCGCGCTACCTCGTCGCCAAGGGCGAGCTGGACCGCGCCCATTCCGTGCTCGGTCAGGTGCTCATCACGGGGGTGAAGGAGCGGATCGAGGAGATCCGCAAGACCGTCAAGCAGGACGCCAGGACCTCGTTCGCCGACCTGCGCAAGCCGTCCGGCGGCCTGCTGCCGATCGTCTGGATCGGCATCGCCCTGTCGGTGTTCCAGCAGTTCGTGGGGATCAACGTCATCTTCTACTACTCCTCGACGCTGTGGCAGTCGGTGGGGTTCACCGAGGCAGACGCCCTCACCCAGACGGTCATCACCTCGGTGACCAACATCGTCGTGACGATCGTGGCGATCTCCTTGATCGACAAGATCGGCCGCCGCAAGCTGCTTCTCATCGGGTCCGCCGGCATGTTCGTCATGCTCGGCGCCCTGGCGGTGGTCTTCGGCACCGCGAGCCTGGTCGAGAACGCCGAGGGCATCCTCGAGCCGACACTCGGGGACACGCAGGGTGTGATCGCGCTGATCGCGGCCAACGGGTTCGTCGTCTTCTTCGGGATGTCCTGGGGCCCGGCCGTGTGGGTCCTGCTCGGTGAGATGTTCAACAACCGCATCCGGGGCACGGCGCTGGGACTGGCCGCCGCCGCGCAGTGGCTGGCGAACTTCCTCATCTCGACGACGTTCCCCGCCATGGCCGAGATCGGGCTGTCGTTCGCGTACGGCTTCTACACGTTCTTCGCGCTGCTCTCGCTGTTCTTCGTGGCCAGGTTCGTGCCCGAGACCAAGGGCCGCCAGCTGGAGGACATGGCGTGA
- a CDS encoding NADH:flavin oxidoreductase/NADH oxidase — translation MPASALFSPFTLRGTTFAHRVWMAPMCQYSALPDGPDAGAPTDWHVQHYGSRAAGGAALVIVEATAVVPEGRISPFDLGIWDDGQVPAHRRVVDLLHAQGVPAGIQLAHAGRKASTDAPWHGGGPVGPDAGGWPVVGPSAVPFADGHPTPAALTTEQVADVVEAFAAAARRAVTAGYDVVEVHAAHGYLLHQFCSPDSNVRDDVYGGSFEHRTRLVREVTSAVRAAVPDAMPVLVRVSATDWVEPAGWTADDTVRLARDLAPLGADMVHVSTGGNLPRVRIPVEPGYQVPFAARVRAEAGVPTVAVGAITDPAQAERVIADGSADAVALARPLLVDPFWPRRAALALGVEVPLPPQYERARELL, via the coding sequence ATGCCCGCCTCCGCCCTGTTCTCCCCGTTCACCCTGCGCGGCACGACGTTCGCGCACCGCGTGTGGATGGCGCCGATGTGCCAGTACTCCGCCCTGCCCGACGGCCCGGATGCCGGCGCGCCCACGGACTGGCACGTGCAGCACTACGGGTCGCGCGCGGCGGGCGGGGCGGCGCTCGTGATCGTCGAGGCGACGGCGGTGGTTCCCGAGGGGCGGATCAGCCCGTTCGACCTGGGGATCTGGGACGACGGGCAGGTCCCCGCGCACCGCCGGGTCGTCGACCTGCTCCACGCGCAGGGCGTGCCCGCGGGCATCCAGCTGGCGCACGCCGGGCGCAAGGCGAGCACGGACGCTCCGTGGCACGGCGGCGGCCCCGTGGGTCCGGACGCGGGCGGGTGGCCGGTGGTCGGGCCGAGCGCGGTGCCGTTCGCCGACGGGCACCCGACGCCGGCCGCGCTGACGACGGAGCAGGTCGCGGACGTCGTCGAGGCGTTCGCGGCAGCCGCGCGCCGGGCCGTCACCGCGGGGTACGACGTGGTCGAGGTGCACGCCGCGCACGGCTACCTGCTGCACCAGTTCTGCTCGCCGGACTCCAACGTGCGCGACGACGTGTACGGCGGGTCGTTCGAGCACCGCACGCGCCTGGTGCGGGAGGTGACGTCGGCGGTGCGCGCGGCCGTGCCGGACGCGATGCCGGTGCTGGTGCGGGTCTCGGCGACCGACTGGGTCGAGCCCGCGGGCTGGACCGCCGACGACACCGTGCGCCTGGCCCGGGACCTCGCGCCGCTGGGCGCGGACATGGTGCACGTGTCGACGGGCGGCAACCTGCCGCGCGTACGCATCCCCGTCGAGCCGGGCTACCAGGTGCCGTTCGCGGCCCGGGTGCGTGCCGAGGCAGGCGTGCCGACGGTCGCGGTGGGCGCCATCACCGACCCGGCGCAGGCGGAGCGGGTGATCGCCGACGGGTCCGCCGACGCGGTCGCGCTCGCCCGTCCGCTGCTCGTCGACCCGTTCTGGCCGCGGCGCGCGGCGCTGGCGCTGGGCGTCGAGGTGCCCCTGCCGCCGCAGTACGAGCGGGCCCGTGAGCTGCTCTGA
- a CDS encoding helix-turn-helix domain-containing protein, with protein sequence MGAFLRQARQRENLSQDALADELGIDRRVLQRIESGAGTLYARRLFMLMARLGVEMELRAR encoded by the coding sequence GTGGGGGCTTTCCTGCGCCAGGCCCGCCAGCGGGAGAACCTCTCGCAGGACGCCCTCGCCGACGAGCTCGGCATCGACAGGCGCGTGCTGCAGCGCATCGAGTCCGGTGCGGGCACCCTCTACGCCCGTCGGCTGTTCATGCTGATGGCGCGTCTCGGCGTCGAGATGGAGCTGCGCGCGAGGTGA
- a CDS encoding polysaccharide biosynthesis protein, which yields MTHHRTPRPEDLLPSSRPRAGSTAARDLVGGRRVLVTGAAGSVGSALVRRLVTLRPAALHLLDVDEGRLHALELELTGRGFADGSGVLLADVRDARALDAAFTEAQPDLVLHAAALKHVALLERFSCAAVTTNVWGTENVVRAARQHGAQRLVHVSSDKAADPTSVLGATQRLAELVVRGGDGLRAASVRFGTALGSRGSFWDTLVHQTAAGLPVTVTDPDATRSLLTLDEAAALVVEAAALVQGGETYLLDAGERVRVLDLVHRYAELAGLPAPPVTVTGLVPGEKLHETLAGEHERHRPTGVERVLRCPFVTRPPGFERVLAHLYAAADDADAPRVRRLLAEQFAGLGRGVDDAGAADDEQRDDGVPEDRVDRAPADRGRALRVLGPVPA from the coding sequence ATGACACACCACCGCACGCCCCGCCCCGAGGACCTGCTGCCGTCGTCGCGCCCGCGCGCCGGCAGCACCGCCGCACGCGACCTCGTCGGGGGCCGCCGCGTCCTGGTCACCGGCGCGGCCGGGTCCGTCGGGTCCGCGCTGGTGCGCCGCCTCGTCACCCTGCGGCCCGCCGCGCTGCACCTGCTCGACGTCGACGAGGGGCGCCTGCACGCCCTGGAGCTCGAGCTCACCGGACGCGGCTTCGCGGACGGCTCGGGCGTGCTGCTCGCCGACGTGCGGGACGCGCGCGCGCTCGACGCCGCGTTCACCGAGGCGCAGCCGGACCTCGTCCTGCACGCCGCGGCCCTCAAGCACGTCGCGCTGCTCGAGCGGTTCAGCTGCGCCGCCGTCACGACGAACGTGTGGGGCACCGAGAACGTCGTGCGCGCGGCCCGGCAGCACGGCGCGCAGCGCCTCGTCCACGTCTCCAGCGACAAGGCCGCCGACCCGACGTCGGTGCTGGGCGCCACGCAGCGCCTGGCCGAGCTCGTGGTGCGCGGCGGCGACGGCCTGCGGGCGGCGTCCGTGCGCTTCGGCACCGCGCTGGGCAGCCGCGGCTCCTTCTGGGACACGCTCGTGCACCAGACCGCTGCCGGTCTGCCCGTGACGGTCACCGACCCCGACGCCACCCGGTCCCTGCTCACGCTCGACGAGGCCGCCGCGCTCGTGGTCGAGGCCGCGGCGCTCGTGCAGGGCGGGGAGACGTACCTGCTCGACGCGGGCGAGCGCGTGCGGGTGCTCGACCTGGTCCACCGGTACGCGGAGCTCGCGGGCCTGCCCGCACCGCCCGTGACCGTGACCGGGCTCGTGCCCGGCGAGAAGCTGCACGAGACGCTCGCCGGCGAGCACGAGCGGCACCGCCCCACGGGCGTCGAGCGGGTCCTGCGCTGCCCGTTCGTGACGCGTCCCCCCGGCTTCGAGCGGGTGCTCGCGCACCTGTACGCCGCGGCCGACGACGCCGACGCACCCCGGGTGCGCAGGCTGCTCGCCGAGCAGTTCGCGGGGCTCGGCAGGGGCGTCGACGACGCGGGGGCGGCCGACGACGAGCAGCGCGACGACGGCGTCCCCGAGGACCGCGTGGACCGCGCACCCGCAGACCGCGGGCGGGCGCTGCGCGTGCTGGGACCCGTACCGGCATGA
- a CDS encoding MOSC domain-containing protein, whose protein sequence is MPSILAVCVVHALRPDPGVVGVTAIDKRPVTGPVRVGPYGFRADVQADRRYHGGADQAVYAYGQDDADHWARELGRDLPPGWFGENLRVAGLDPNAARIGEVWRVGDEVVLQVTAPRTPCPTFARWVGGDDERGWVRRFGDEGRVGAYLRVVRRGAVQAGDAVVVEAADAGAPTVLEVLRDR, encoded by the coding sequence GTGCCCTCGATCCTCGCCGTGTGCGTCGTGCACGCCCTGCGCCCGGACCCGGGCGTGGTCGGGGTCACGGCGATCGACAAGCGCCCCGTGACGGGGCCGGTGCGCGTCGGGCCATACGGGTTCCGGGCGGACGTGCAGGCGGACCGCCGGTACCACGGGGGCGCGGACCAGGCCGTCTACGCCTACGGCCAGGACGACGCCGACCACTGGGCGCGGGAGCTGGGCCGCGACCTGCCGCCCGGCTGGTTCGGCGAGAACCTGCGGGTGGCGGGGCTCGACCCGAACGCGGCGCGGATCGGCGAGGTGTGGCGGGTGGGCGACGAGGTCGTCCTCCAGGTCACGGCGCCGCGCACGCCGTGCCCGACGTTCGCGCGGTGGGTCGGTGGCGACGACGAGCGCGGCTGGGTCCGGCGCTTCGGTGACGAGGGTCGCGTCGGGGCGTACCTGCGGGTCGTGCGGCGCGGTGCGGTGCAGGCGGGCGACGCGGTGGTCGTCGAGGCCGCCGACGCGGGTGCGCCCACGGTGCTCGAGGTCCTGCGCGACCGGTGA
- a CDS encoding YceI family protein codes for MSEPLQATDRPVRQWKGLTIPEPGTYELDEAHKRVGFVAQHMMVSPVRGEFSRAAATIVVGEDPLQSSVRAIIATESLNTHHEDRDTHLRSPDFLDVAQFPAIEFRSTGVQWHGEKDAILQWARLRNHNADRRRVSSDTIERAELNRAKFDVTGDLRIKDVTRSVVLRMDFGGANRDPYGRDIFGFHATTDIDREDFGLVWNVALEAGGWLVGKKVRIEIAGEAVHQAA; via the coding sequence ATGAGCGAGCCGCTGCAGGCCACGGACCGGCCCGTCCGCCAGTGGAAGGGCCTGACGATCCCCGAGCCGGGGACCTACGAGCTCGACGAGGCGCACAAGCGCGTCGGCTTCGTCGCCCAGCACATGATGGTCAGCCCGGTGCGCGGCGAGTTCTCGCGCGCCGCCGCGACGATCGTCGTCGGGGAGGACCCGTTGCAGTCGTCCGTGCGGGCGATCATCGCGACCGAGAGCCTCAACACCCACCACGAGGACCGCGACACGCACCTGCGCAGCCCCGACTTCCTCGACGTCGCGCAGTTCCCCGCCATCGAGTTCCGCAGCACCGGGGTGCAGTGGCACGGCGAGAAGGACGCGATCCTGCAGTGGGCGCGCCTGCGCAACCACAACGCCGACCGCCGCCGCGTGTCGTCCGACACCATCGAGCGCGCCGAGCTCAACCGCGCCAAGTTCGACGTCACGGGCGACCTGCGGATCAAGGACGTCACGCGGTCCGTGGTCCTGCGCATGGACTTCGGCGGCGCGAACCGCGACCCCTACGGCCGCGACATCTTCGGCTTCCACGCGACCACCGACATCGACCGCGAGGACTTCGGCCTGGTCTGGAACGTCGCGCTCGAGGCCGGCGGCTGGCTCGTCGGCAAGAAGGTCCGCATCGAGATCGCGGGCGAGGCCGTCCACCAGGCCGCCTGA